Proteins from one Candidatus Nomurabacteria bacterium genomic window:
- a CDS encoding iron-sulfur cluster assembly scaffold protein, giving the protein MKKESKTPDVTTCDAGSSWLYSDTVKDHFFNPRNILLDEKDYESDGVGVVGSPACGDMMVVWIRVDQTKTKIAECKWRTFGCASAIASTSMMSVMATENGGMLLRHAKRLTPEAIIDRLGGLPDRKYHCSVLGHQALREAIEDFEQQQHE; this is encoded by the coding sequence ATGAAAAAAGAATCAAAAACTCCCGATGTCACCACTTGCGATGCTGGATCGAGCTGGCTCTATTCTGATACGGTCAAAGATCACTTTTTTAACCCGCGCAACATATTGCTTGATGAAAAAGACTACGAATCAGATGGAGTCGGGGTCGTGGGTAGTCCAGCCTGCGGCGACATGATGGTGGTGTGGATCAGGGTGGACCAGACCAAGACAAAGATAGCAGAGTGTAAGTGGCGCACGTTTGGTTGTGCGTCAGCGATCGCTTCAACCTCCATGATGTCAGTTATGGCGACTGAAAACGGTGGTATGCTCCTCCGGCACGCCAAACGACTCACGCCAGAGGCGATCATAGATCGACTCGGTGGTCTGCCGGACCGGAAATATCATTGTTCGGTCCTTGGTCACCAGGCGCTTCGAGAAGCGATCGAAGATTTTGAACAGCAACAACATGAATGA
- a CDS encoding C39 family peptidase → MRSERISVLLVALAGALYGAAVFVSVPEVPPAELIGSYMTVGVQPLQVAEVPPVETIAEVSITEPVTPVPEVPFYSQFTDITAPEWKKVSCGIASVAMVIDYYSELTPVPDVLLAKGIAAGSFLSDAGWTHAGLIDLARPYGLAGSSVSLAGLSVAEAFASFADVVREGPVLASVHYTFEPTNPIPHLVVVTAVQDGLVYYNDPAEPTGGGSLTVDKFKRAWKQRYIEIRPIG, encoded by the coding sequence TTGAGATCAGAAAGAATATCCGTTCTTTTGGTAGCATTAGCTGGCGCATTGTATGGCGCAGCTGTTTTTGTGTCTGTGCCTGAAGTTCCACCGGCGGAGCTGATCGGCTCATACATGACAGTTGGTGTGCAGCCGCTTCAAGTAGCTGAGGTGCCGCCGGTTGAGACAATTGCAGAAGTTTCAATTACAGAACCAGTCACACCAGTTCCTGAGGTGCCATTTTATTCACAATTTACAGACATCACTGCTCCAGAATGGAAAAAGGTCTCATGCGGGATAGCAAGTGTCGCGATGGTTATTGATTACTATTCTGAATTGACGCCGGTGCCTGATGTACTTTTAGCAAAAGGGATCGCAGCCGGATCATTTCTTTCTGATGCGGGTTGGACCCACGCGGGACTCATTGACTTAGCTCGACCGTACGGACTCGCTGGTTCAAGTGTTAGTCTGGCAGGGCTCAGTGTAGCAGAAGCGTTTGCGTCATTTGCTGACGTGGTTCGTGAAGGTCCAGTCTTGGCGTCTGTCCACTACACTTTTGAACCAACAAATCCGATCCCACATCTAGTAGTGGTGACAGCAGTGCAAGACGGACTCGTGTACTACAACGATCCGGCTGAGCCCACGGGGGGCGGTTCGCTCACCGTCGATAAATTCAAACGGGCCTGGAAGCAGCGCTATATTGAGATCAGACCGATCGGTTAA
- a CDS encoding anaerobic ribonucleoside-triphosphate reductase activating protein, with protein MRLGGLQQCSIIDYPDHISAIVFTIGCNFRCPYCHNPELVEETATELSTESFFDFLVKRRGKLDAVTITGGEPTMHDDLLDFIFQIKSMGFKVKLDTNGTRPDVVTVAVAEGMVDYVAVDAKAPLSKYSATVTRPVDVDAIRETRALLLEGRVPYEFRTTVVKSLLSPEEIEEIAKEIEGAEHYYLQRFVPTKLLNPAFMRKTTYSNEEFLELQKIASKYVQHCGIR; from the coding sequence ATGCGCTTAGGTGGCTTACAACAATGTTCTATCATTGATTATCCAGACCACATCTCTGCTATCGTCTTTACGATCGGGTGTAATTTCCGTTGTCCGTACTGCCACAATCCAGAGCTGGTAGAGGAGACTGCAACCGAGCTCTCGACTGAGTCATTCTTCGATTTCTTGGTGAAGCGTCGTGGTAAGCTCGATGCAGTAACGATCACTGGTGGCGAACCGACCATGCATGACGATCTCTTGGATTTTATCTTCCAGATCAAATCAATGGGGTTCAAGGTAAAGCTTGATACGAACGGCACCCGGCCTGATGTGGTCACTGTTGCAGTGGCCGAGGGTATGGTCGATTATGTGGCGGTTGATGCTAAGGCTCCGCTCTCTAAGTACTCCGCAACTGTGACCAGGCCAGTTGATGTGGACGCGATACGGGAAACCAGAGCTTTGCTGCTTGAGGGTCGAGTGCCATATGAGTTTCGTACTACGGTGGTTAAGTCATTGCTGTCGCCAGAAGAGATCGAAGAGATCGCAAAAGAGATCGAGGGCGCTGAGCACTACTACTTGCAGCGGTTTGTACCAACAAAGCTCTTAAATCCTGCCTTTATGCGGAAGACTACCTACAGTAATGAAGAGTTCTTGGAGCTGCAAAAAATCGCCAGCAAGTACGTGCAGCACTGTGGTATTAGATAA
- the msrA gene encoding peptide-methionine (S)-S-oxide reductase MsrA, protein MTKKSVLAGGCFWGLEDLIRTQSGVVNTEVGYCGGENDNPTYEHHPGHAEAVEIEYDPEKIDYKHLLDFFFQIHNPTTFNQQGNDRGTSYRSAIFYANDEEKRIAEEMINVVNESERWPDPVVTTLEPLRRFWPAEEYHQDYLEKNPGGYTCHAIYFDSYLK, encoded by the coding sequence ATGACAAAGAAAAGTGTTTTGGCCGGAGGCTGCTTTTGGGGACTCGAAGACTTAATCCGCACCCAATCGGGGGTGGTGAATACAGAAGTGGGGTACTGTGGGGGAGAAAATGATAATCCGACGTATGAGCATCACCCCGGCCATGCCGAGGCGGTAGAGATCGAGTACGATCCTGAAAAGATTGACTACAAACACCTCCTGGATTTCTTCTTCCAGATCCACAATCCAACCACATTCAATCAGCAGGGCAATGACCGTGGCACTTCATATCGGTCGGCGATCTTCTATGCGAATGATGAAGAGAAGAGGATCGCTGAAGAAATGATCAATGTTGTAAATGAGTCAGAGCGCTGGCCTGATCCGGTGGTGACCACCCTCGAGCCGCTGCGGCGCTTCTGGCCGGCTGAAGAGTATCATCAGGATTATCTGGAGAAGAACCCAGGCGGTTATACCTGCCATGCGATCTATTTTGATAGTTACCTGAAGTAG
- a CDS encoding D-glycerate dehydrogenase, translating into MALIFVTRKIPDIGLDWMRDGGHEVVVSEKDGVLTETELKKALAARPYDGVVSLLTDTINMDILSAAPQAKIVANYAVGFNNIDVKGLTEAGITITNTPGVLTDTVAEYAVSLILSLAKRIPEADKFTRAGKYKGWAPELLLGSDLMGKTLGIVGAGRIGSGVAKRLANGFGMKVKYYDIARSEALEADVACEYYESLDELLQVADVVSVHVPLLPATKHLINAERLAMMKSSAYLINTSRGPVVDEKALVKALKAKVIRGAGLDVFEDEPKLAPGLAKLDNVVLTPHIASASEETRGKMSELVAYNINEFFLGHDVPNPVLPK; encoded by the coding sequence ATGGCGTTGATCTTTGTTACTCGAAAAATTCCTGACATCGGTTTGGATTGGATGCGTGACGGTGGTCACGAAGTGGTGGTCAGTGAAAAGGATGGAGTTCTTACCGAAACAGAACTCAAAAAGGCACTTGCGGCGCGGCCGTACGATGGTGTGGTCTCGTTGCTCACTGATACCATCAATATGGATATACTGTCGGCCGCGCCGCAGGCGAAGATCGTGGCTAACTACGCCGTTGGTTTCAATAATATTGATGTAAAAGGTCTCACTGAAGCTGGTATCACGATCACCAACACACCAGGGGTACTCACTGACACGGTGGCTGAATACGCAGTTTCATTGATCTTATCGCTCGCCAAGCGCATTCCTGAAGCAGACAAATTTACACGCGCTGGGAAGTACAAAGGTTGGGCGCCGGAGCTGCTCCTTGGTAGCGACTTGATGGGTAAGACGCTTGGAATCGTGGGTGCTGGTCGGATCGGTTCGGGAGTGGCGAAGCGCCTCGCGAATGGTTTTGGTATGAAGGTGAAGTACTACGACATTGCACGCTCAGAAGCACTCGAAGCCGATGTGGCGTGTGAGTATTATGAATCCCTCGATGAACTACTGCAGGTGGCTGATGTGGTATCAGTCCATGTGCCACTCTTGCCAGCAACCAAGCACCTGATCAATGCTGAACGACTCGCGATGATGAAGTCGTCTGCATACCTGATCAACACCTCGCGCGGTCCGGTGGTGGACGAAAAAGCGCTCGTGAAGGCACTCAAGGCTAAGGTGATCCGCGGTGCTGGACTTGATGTATTTGAGGATGAACCAAAGCTCGCACCGGGTCTTGCGAAGCTCGATAATGTCGTACTGACGCCACATATCGCATCAGCCAGTGAAGAGACGCGCGGTAAGATGTCTGAGCTGGTGGCATACAACATCAATGAATTCTTCCTTGGTCACGATGTGCCAAACCCAGTGTTGCCAAAGTAA
- a CDS encoding cysteine desulfurase has product MNQIETRKVYLDHAAATPVDPEVAALLLQHTSETYGNASSMYEIGRKAHDTLAAARQSVAASLAVEPSEIIFTGSGTESDNLAILGAARARKDRGKHIVVTAIEHKAVLAAAKVLERDGFAVTYVPVESSGIASVGDVLAAVRPDTTLVSVMYANNEIGTIQPIAEIAQALRQINEAKRPLFHTDACQTAGQLEVLPRELGVDLLTLNGAKIYGPKGLGMLYVRRGVRLEPLIVGGGQEGGLRAGTENAALIAGFAKALELAVVRRAAEAARLTDLRNHFWHQLHTVLPDIVMNGDPDVRLPNNLHITVPTLEGESLVLELDHYGIAAATGSACSAHDLTPSHVLQAIGIPDGLIHGSLRFTLGRETTKDDLEYTVQCLKKSVDRLRQLTAATTSHIEFAV; this is encoded by the coding sequence ATGAATCAGATCGAAACGAGAAAAGTATACCTTGATCATGCTGCGGCGACGCCGGTTGACCCAGAGGTGGCCGCGCTGCTGCTGCAGCATACGAGCGAGACGTACGGCAATGCGTCCTCGATGTACGAGATCGGACGTAAGGCACACGACACACTGGCAGCAGCGCGGCAGTCTGTGGCAGCGAGTTTGGCAGTGGAGCCGAGTGAGATCATTTTCACTGGTTCAGGTACTGAGTCTGACAATCTAGCGATTCTTGGTGCAGCACGAGCACGGAAAGATCGTGGGAAACACATTGTGGTCACCGCGATCGAACATAAAGCTGTTTTAGCCGCAGCGAAGGTGCTTGAGCGAGATGGGTTTGCAGTGACGTATGTGCCGGTGGAGTCAAGCGGAATTGCGTCGGTTGGGGATGTGCTGGCGGCTGTGCGACCAGACACGACACTGGTATCGGTCATGTACGCCAACAACGAGATCGGTACGATCCAACCAATTGCTGAGATCGCTCAAGCATTGCGGCAGATCAATGAAGCGAAACGTCCGCTCTTTCACACTGATGCCTGTCAGACAGCCGGGCAGCTCGAAGTGTTACCTCGCGAGCTAGGTGTCGACTTGCTTACTTTAAACGGAGCGAAGATATATGGTCCAAAAGGGTTGGGTATGCTGTATGTGCGGCGCGGAGTGAGACTCGAGCCGCTCATAGTTGGTGGTGGTCAGGAAGGGGGATTGCGTGCTGGTACCGAGAACGCGGCGTTGATCGCTGGGTTTGCGAAAGCACTCGAGCTCGCGGTCGTGAGGCGGGCGGCTGAAGCCGCCCGCCTCACCGACCTCCGCAATCACTTCTGGCATCAGCTTCATACCGTGCTGCCAGATATTGTGATGAATGGAGACCCAGACGTACGTCTTCCGAATAATCTCCACATTACAGTCCCGACCCTTGAAGGAGAATCGCTCGTCCTTGAACTTGATCATTACGGCATTGCGGCAGCGACCGGCTCAGCTTGCTCGGCACACGATCTCACGCCATCGCATGTGCTTCAGGCGATTGGCATCCCAGATGGACTCATTCATGGTAGTCTGCGCTTTACGCTTGGCCGAGAGACAACAAAGGATGATCTTGAGTACACTGTGCAGTGTCTTAAGAAAAGTGTTGATCGCTTACGTCAGCTCACTGCGGCAACGACCAGTCATATAGAATTTGCTGTATGA
- a CDS encoding LamG domain-containing protein — protein MSTQADFDPRSVSYGKYLLILMLLAGGVYLLLGPLQNFVSATLRTSTTPFNNSLNDSLVLHYTFDGPDVNWNDTGSEVKDASGNSNNANALLGMSATTSPVVGVIGQAMYFEGSNQVKSGSISESCSRDRSTALWIKADSDFSTGALFEGQGCGLWLVYFEQSTERLHFYPFSGSPYTTGSGVVPADGAWHHVIFTSEQINGTQVRARIYVDGSYIGYQDKTFGGTFSTNYFSIGSRWTPGNYFKGSVDDFHFYNHTLSFTEVKQLYSMNEGVKVASTLTGPDSLQTGLVGHWTFDGPDVDWSSSTAEIEDVSGNGNDGDAQGGMSTRSVTPGKLGQAMGFDGSDDTIDLGLPTELDLSGEMSIAGWIRTDNLTSTQGIVHSGTTLQPTGRFQLLFGYTDGTFDWVQNNNVSSYATAGTVVTDTDWHFFAAVRTGSSGNWTITFYVDDAVTTDTLSTDPASFTGEVSIGSLYNGFGALDGDLDDIRIYNRALSAKEVEMLYQLGQ, from the coding sequence ATGTCTACTCAAGCAGATTTCGATCCGCGCTCCGTTTCCTATGGCAAGTATTTGCTTATTTTAATGCTGTTGGCAGGAGGGGTGTATCTGCTGCTTGGTCCACTGCAAAACTTTGTCTCTGCAACACTAAGAACCTCCACCACACCTTTCAACAACTCTCTCAATGACAGTCTCGTACTTCACTACACCTTCGACGGACCAGATGTTAATTGGAACGATACAGGTTCTGAGGTCAAAGATGCAAGTGGCAACAGCAATAATGCGAACGCGCTTTTAGGAATGAGCGCAACCACCTCTCCAGTCGTGGGAGTGATAGGCCAGGCTATGTACTTTGAGGGTAGTAATCAGGTAAAGAGTGGATCGATCAGTGAAAGTTGTAGTAGAGACCGATCGACTGCTCTGTGGATAAAAGCTGATAGTGATTTTTCAACCGGGGCATTGTTTGAAGGGCAGGGGTGTGGTCTGTGGTTGGTATACTTTGAACAGTCAACCGAGAGGTTGCACTTTTATCCATTTTCAGGCTCTCCGTACACAACAGGAAGCGGAGTTGTTCCGGCGGATGGTGCTTGGCACCACGTTATCTTTACTTCAGAACAGATAAATGGAACCCAAGTCCGTGCTCGTATATACGTGGATGGTAGTTACATTGGGTATCAAGACAAGACTTTTGGTGGCACCTTCTCAACTAATTATTTTTCTATCGGTTCACGTTGGACACCAGGTAATTATTTCAAAGGGTCAGTAGATGATTTTCATTTTTACAATCACACACTTTCCTTCACCGAGGTCAAACAGCTTTACAGTATGAATGAAGGGGTGAAAGTGGCTTCCACCCTAACTGGTCCTGACTCTCTCCAAACCGGTCTCGTCGGCCACTGGACCTTCGATGGACCGGATGTTGACTGGAGTAGTTCGACGGCTGAAATTGAGGATGTGAGTGGCAATGGTAATGATGGTGATGCGCAGGGTGGGATGAGTACGCGGTCTGTTACGCCGGGTAAGCTAGGGCAGGCGATGGGTTTTGATGGCTCTGACGACACAATTGATCTCGGTTTACCGACGGAGTTGGATCTCTCCGGAGAAATGAGTATTGCTGGTTGGATAAGGACCGACAATCTCACAAGCACACAAGGTATTGTGCATAGTGGAACCACACTGCAGCCAACGGGTAGATTTCAGCTGCTCTTTGGGTATACAGACGGTACCTTTGATTGGGTACAGAATAATAATGTTTCAAGTTACGCAACTGCTGGTACTGTGGTCACTGATACAGACTGGCATTTTTTTGCTGCGGTTCGTACCGGTAGTTCGGGTAATTGGACTATTACATTCTATGTTGATGATGCGGTAACAACCGATACTCTCAGTACAGACCCAGCTAGTTTTACGGGTGAAGTATCTATTGGTAGCCTGTACAACGGATTTGGCGCACTGGATGGTGATCTTGATGATATTCGTATTTACAATCGAGCACTATCTGCAAAGGAGGTGGAAATGCTATATCAGCTGGGGCAGTAG
- a CDS encoding cupin domain-containing protein: MKKGYFGNIEDLTTENTNFRKVLYTGEKMQLVLMTLQPGEEIGAEVHDGHDQFFRFEEGVGKVIVNESEYEVGDGDSVIVPSGANHNVINTSDSELLKLYTIYTPPEHKEGTLHATKVEAVEEHFDGTTTE, from the coding sequence ATGAAAAAAGGATATTTTGGAAATATTGAAGATTTAACAACTGAAAACACCAACTTCCGAAAGGTGTTGTATACCGGCGAGAAGATGCAGCTCGTACTCATGACCCTGCAGCCAGGTGAAGAGATCGGTGCTGAAGTGCACGATGGCCATGACCAGTTCTTCCGCTTTGAGGAAGGGGTCGGAAAAGTGATCGTAAATGAATCTGAGTATGAAGTGGGTGATGGCGACTCGGTGATCGTGCCGTCAGGAGCGAATCATAACGTGATCAACACTTCAGACAGTGAGTTGCTCAAGTTGTACACGATCTACACACCGCCGGAGCACAAAGAAGGAACACTACACGCAACCAAAGTTGAAGCGGTCGAAGAACATTTTGATGGCACTACGACCGAGTAG
- a CDS encoding L,D-transpeptidase family protein, which yields MPLSERQANRTIFILSVLVLFLLAVLFKVGGFWGSSQTDTNSSTSPIVYLDDFAAPDSPFLGSEEVVVIEATSTDAAPVLLPIERVLFEYVEVLDSCGPHFEGECLRVRSGPGPEYPVVASVRNGVVLKVGGMVEHASSTWYKIVFDEWLRYPERLQGDWYISADYVKVLLDEGDKTIWEHDYSTSTQKVITVDRSEQKLYAFEGSELFMEANISTGLELTPTPRGTFTIYKKTPSRYMQGPLPNLIDQQVYDLPGVPWNLYFTEGGAVIHGAYWHNSFGSQYSHGCVNLPPDTAHTLYNWAELGTTVIVKD from the coding sequence ATGCCGCTTTCTGAACGACAGGCGAATCGAACTATTTTCATACTTTCAGTATTGGTACTCTTTCTGCTTGCTGTGTTATTCAAGGTAGGTGGTTTTTGGGGGTCGTCACAGACTGATACGAACAGTTCTACATCACCGATCGTCTATTTAGATGACTTTGCTGCTCCTGATTCGCCATTTTTAGGATCAGAAGAAGTGGTGGTCATCGAAGCTACCTCGACAGATGCGGCACCAGTATTATTACCGATCGAACGGGTGCTCTTTGAATATGTCGAAGTGCTCGACAGTTGTGGTCCTCATTTTGAAGGTGAGTGCTTGCGGGTACGTTCTGGTCCTGGTCCGGAGTATCCAGTTGTGGCAAGTGTCCGTAATGGGGTAGTGCTCAAGGTGGGTGGTATGGTCGAACATGCGAGTTCGACCTGGTACAAGATCGTCTTCGACGAATGGTTGCGCTATCCAGAACGGTTGCAGGGAGATTGGTACATTTCAGCTGACTACGTAAAGGTCTTGCTTGATGAGGGTGATAAGACCATCTGGGAACATGACTACTCAACGAGTACGCAGAAAGTGATCACAGTCGATCGATCAGAGCAAAAACTCTATGCGTTTGAGGGGAGTGAATTGTTCATGGAAGCTAATATTTCAACCGGATTGGAACTTACTCCGACACCGCGAGGGACTTTTACGATCTACAAAAAAACGCCAAGTCGCTACATGCAGGGTCCGCTTCCAAATCTGATCGATCAACAAGTATATGATCTGCCCGGAGTACCTTGGAATTTGTATTTTACTGAGGGTGGGGCAGTGATCCATGGAGCGTATTGGCACAATAGTTTTGGTTCACAATATTCTCATGGCTGTGTCAATCTTCCGCCAGACACTGCACATACGCTGTATAACTGGGCTGAATTGGGTACAACGGTGATCGTAAAAGATTAA